The window GCCCGCTGGATTGCGTCTTTTGCTCCACCAGCGCCATTGAGGGCAAACCGGTGCGCAAGCGGTCACCGGAATTGGTGGCCGCATGGATCGCCGAAGTCTGCGCACGAGGATTCCGGAACTTCCATTTCGTGGACAATACTTTCAATCTCCCGCCGTCCTACGCCAAAGACCTGTGTCGCAGAGTGATCGACTCAGGACTTGGCCTCGACTGGTGGGCCATTGTCTACCCGAAATGGGTTGACCTTGAGTTGGTGCGGTTGATGGCCAAGGCAGGGTGCACGCAGATAAGCCTGGGATTCGAAAGCGGGTCGGAACCCATACTTCAGATGTTGAACAAGCGGTTTCATTGCACCGAAGTCCAAATCATCTCCGAGATGTTTGCCGACGCGGGCATCGAGAGGTTCGGTTTTCTGTTGCTCGGTGGACCGGGTGAGACCAGAGACACCGTCGAGGAGAGTCTGGCGTTTGCCGAGTCGCTGCATCTCGATTTTCTGAAGATCACTGTGGGAATACGAATCTACCCGCACACACCGCTCGCAGCCCGGGCGGTGGCGGACGGTGTCGTGAGAGCAGATGACGATCTGCTTTCTCCACGATTTTATTTGGCTGCCTCGCTGCGGGACTGGCTGCCCGAACGCGTGGCTCAGATGGCGGCATCTTGACTCGAAGTGGACATCACCTGATCGAGCGCGGCGCCGGCTCGTAGGCGAGTCCGCTAGTCCCAACATGGCTTGAGAGCCCGATCGACTCAATCTGCGTAGCAGTCCGGACAGAATTTGATGTGGAGGTCTATATGCTGCAGCGATTCGTTGCGGGGACCGCAATTGCAGCGGTGGGAATTGCGTGCGGAGCGCTCGCCATTCTCCTCGTGCCTACCGTGCCAGTGCAGAGGAGCTACCTGCTTCCGCTCTTCTGGTGCTTCGCGCCGCTCGCGTGGGGTATATGGGCGATGCTGGCGCCGCGCTCCTGGGTCCCACGGAGGCTGCCGGTCTGGGGAGCGATCCTGGGACTCATCGCCGGCACGCTCGCGGCGTTCGTGCTCGATATGCCCGCGCGGATCCTGGGCCAACCCGTGCCGGCCGCACTCCGCGGAGTAGGCGTAGCGGTGATCGTGGCGTTCTATTACCTCTTGTGGATGCTGGTGCGTGCTGTCTATCGGGCACTCGGACCAACCGACTCAGCCGCGCCGAAGTCCTTCACCACCGCGGCCTAAGATCGGTTTCACCAGCTGCAAATCCTCCCGGCGGTGGGATTTTGGCCCACAGCTCAGCAGCTCGCAGTCGAGGCAATTATTGCGCTTCGCATGCACGCCCGGTTGCTTCCAAGGGCCAATTTGGGAACACCTTGCTTAGCGCGTCGCGCATTCCTTTTCGGTCCGACGCAAAAAATCGGCCAGCCAGGGCGAGTTGGCCCAGCCGGCCTGTTATGTCTTAGGTTCCCCGGAGAAACGAACTCACCTACTTCTTCGGATGATCTTGGAGCTCTTGCGGACGCCACGAGCGACAACCGCCGATGTACTCTCACTTGTTTCGGTCGTCAGCAGGGGCTCTGCCAGGGGAGCGCCGTTCTTAACCAAATCAGTCTTGATTTGTACCTTCTGATTCGCCAGCGGATTGATATCCGTCTCAAAAGTCTGGTAGCCGGGAAGGGCAATCCTGATCTGATGTGCTCCTGGCGCGATCAGCATGCCTCGACCCGCGCCCTTGAACTCACCCACATGGCCCACGAAAAGACCGTCCATGAAAACCGCAGCCCTCGATGGGTCGACATCGAGTTTGACTTCGGCCGTCACATTTGGCATCGGTCCTGTGGGTGCATTCGTCATGCGTACGAGAACGACTTGCTTCTGCCCGGGCTGAACAAGTACTTTTGCCGTGAAATCCTGGTAGCCGTCCTGGCGCACTACAATGTCGTGGTCGCCAGGCAATAGCAGGACCTTCTTCGATCCCTTGAGTTCCTTCAAGTAGCCCACGTATTGTCCATCAACCCAAACGCCGGATGTCTTTTCGACATGGGAGATTCCTTTAAACTCAATCTCTCCCATGACCGCGTTTTCGGCGTACATAGTGAGGGCCAGAAGCAGAGTGGGGATCAGAAGCATCGCCCACCGTAGTGGATGCATTGTCCGGAGTATTTTCATCGTTACCTCCTTTCCCAGGTGGGAGTGGTGCAATACGCTTGCCAGCCTTTGTAAGTCATTCCATTGAAACAACCTCCGTCAAGGACGCGCCTTCACTGGGTGGAAAGAATGTTCGGGCTACGGTAAGAATTGCAAGTCGCCCCTGTGCAGACATGTGCCAACAACACTGCGGCCACGCACCCGCTATAAGAATGCGGATGAAACCACAGCGGCCAAAACTAACCAATCCCACCACTCAATTTTTTTCAGTTTCCTCCTGGGCGGGACATACAATTCGAGAACCGCGGCGAAAACAAACCATTCCCACCACTTCACTCTCAGTTCCCTGTTGCCCGGGTCAGACAATTCACGCTTAGCCATCGCTGTGATCCATCCATGAAGAAAGGCGCGCCACGGTTGATGGTCTTGGAGTCAAGCGATTGTGCGTGTCCAGCGAGCGGCGTCGCTTTGGACACGCACAATGTCCCAGCGGCTACTGGTTGCTTGCCTGTTCGGCCCGTGTATACTGCCCGATTTCTTTCAGCAGCGGCTCCGCAGCTTCAGGCACTTTCACGGAGCCATTAAGGATCTCCCGCCGATTGACATTCCCCCCATACATGGCATGGTTTCCGCTGTGGTCGGCCTGGACAACGGCGCCATCCAGGCTGACGCCGGCGAACAAGCCCTTACTGCGAGAATAAGTCAGGATTTCCGCATTCATCTTGGCATCCGTAGCGGCGGCCGCATGCCGACCGACTGGGCCGGCGGCTGCGGTTGCATCGGCGCCGATTTTAAACTTATCGCTGAGCAGGCTTCGCAAACCCTTCTCATTCCTGAAAATCATCACGACGTCGGTGGACGAAGCGCCAATCTGGAAACCGACGCTGCCGCCGCCGAGGGCGACAAACAAGGGACTGCTCCAACCCTCAGCCGTGCGACAGGTTGCTATCCCCTTGCCATAGTTCCCACCAACGACAAACGCGGCCTTCTTTTCCCCGGGAATGATGGCGATACATTTTGCCGACTCCAACAATTCCTGGGGGATCGCTTTGTCCGGGGTCGCCATGATCTCGCGAAAGACTTGCGTAGCATCTTGGATTCGTTCGATGTCGTCGCTGCGTCCGGAACTGGCGAACGCAGAAGAAACCAGCGCCACAAAAAAGACAACCGCGATCATGATTCGCTTCATCATCACGAAACCTCCATTTCTTGATCCCGCCTCTCTCTGCTCTGAATGTGCTTCCAGCCAGGCAAGAGGACGGCGTAACAGCGATTCGTCGAGCAGTTCTCAGCCCGGTTGGGGGAGAGGCGGCCTGCCCTGCGAACTGCTCGACATCTTCGCTCTGCGCAGCGAAACCTGTTCCGAGCCAGCGCGTAACGTGATTGCTGTTCTACTGCGCCTGCGCCACCATCTCTTTGGGAGTGCTCACGTAGCCGCTGACCTTGCCCTTGTCAACCGTGAACACGACCACCTCGTAGAGCCCCCGGTCACGTCCGGTGTAAAACTGCAAGGGCTCAAACATGGTGCGATCTTTTTTCTCGATGACACGATCGTCCGCCACCACATTGAGGGTGTACTTGCTGCGTTTGGGATCCACTTTCTTGAGTTGCAAGCTGATGTTGGAGACCCGCGCCGGGACTTGTCCTTTCACCAAGGTCAATTCGTAATAGCTACGCTCCCCGCGGCGCCGCAGAAGATCCAGGTCCTGCCGCGTGTGCGCGATCAGGCCGCTCTGCACACCCAGGTCGCCGACAGTTTGTTCGAGCTTGTTCTTGGTTCCTTGCAGGTCTGACTTGGTAGCGTCGACATCGGTCTTTACGCTACCCACTTCGGTTCTCACGCTGCCCACCTCGGTCTTCACTCCGTCGATCTGCTCTTTCTGCTCCTTCTCCGAGGCTTTCTGTTGCTGCTGCAGTTGGGCGGTGCGTTCATCCAGTTGTCTTCCGGTCATACCCAGCGTCTGGGCCAGGGCGTCGGTGGAAGCCCGCATGGTCGAGTCCGTGGAATCGAGATGCTGGTTGAGTTTCTCCTGGGTCGCAGCCGTGGCGGTTTGAGCCGCCTCCAGCTTGCCGATGCGCCCGCGCGCTTCGAACATCAGAAACAGTGAAGCCAGCACATAGACGCTGGCTATGCTGGCGATCACCAGCCGCGCGGTTTTCATGCCGCTGCCGGTCTTCGGGGAAGAATCATGCTCAGACGTCTTCGGAGAAGAATCATGCTCAGACATCTTCGGGGGAGGATCGTACTCCGACATGGTGTCTACCTCTCTGTGGTCAGATTTAGTCAACAGCTTTGAACCTGCCAAAACGTTCCAGTCGGACATAGTGAAATGCAGGCCAGTTGCCACAATGGCAATGAAAGCTGAAACTGATTGTGGAGACAGACACTTATTTCGGGCGGCCCACGATTTCACTTCCGCTCGCCATGAAAAACTTACCCGTATGGAGCGGTGGCCCTGCATTTCTGTCCCAGTGAACAGAGGATAAATAGGTAAAAAGTTCCGTCGCCGCTGGGCTGCCTTTGACCCGACTTCCCGCGAACTACATCATTGCCGCGGTTGCAGTTATCTATCGGATCTGCGAGGTGGCATGCAAAATGCAAATGCACTCTCCGAGGTATGTGGACCATGAATCCAACTTACTACACTGTGACGCGCTTTCTGTGGAGTGTCGCTTACAAGAGTGAGGTTTGGTTTCGTCTCATTTATGAGCGTACCTATTTACCGGAACGCGGTTTGTATCGTGACAAGTTAGTCCACGCGGAAATCGTCCAGTAGTTCAAGGGCATTGACGCGTGTCGAACTTTGAATCGAGAGCGGGAGGTGTCTGCAAATGAAGATGCCAAGATGGAGCTACATCGCACTCGTTGCCCCCCTTGCAATAGCCTTGGGGTTCGCAGGCAAAACTCTGGCCGCAAAGCCCAAGATGGTGACGGTCCCACAGAATGGGGTCATCGAGGTGAGGCTCGACCAGGCACCCGGTGGGAAGGCGCTACAGGTGGCATGAAGGTTATTGGACCCGGCCACCGTACGCGGGAGCTCATTGGGTGGCACCTCATCATGATGGAGAGCGGTTCTTCAACGGTTACTGGGACGGAGATCGCGGCCGGTTTGAACATGACCACCGCTGGGACCGCGACCGGGACCGTGACCGGGACCGCGACCGCGACCACGACCGCCGCTAGTGGCGCATGACCGGCGGACCCGCCTTCGCGGTATTGCTGACTTCATCGCGCCGGTCCTGCAGGAATGCCGCGAGCAGAATCGTGAGCGGACCGAAGGCAGAGGGAGAATTGTTATTCAGCTTGGCAGCGGCTGTGGGCACCCAATTCAGCAGGTGGCGGCCGAGAAAATCTGCTTCGAGCTTTGCGAGACTATGGCGGGTGGCAAGATCCTGCGCATTCTCCAAGGTGTAGTGCACAGCAGCCAGGAATTCCAGTTGGGTGATGAGGTAATCGGGAACGGCACAGCTTGCATCCCATCTGAGCCCGAGTGCGTCGTAAAACCATGTGTTCTCGAGCGCGATCTCTTGCGCGGGCCTGGTCTTGTCATGCGCTGATTCGAAAAGAGGTACCGGAGGCTCGGGAATGCCAACATCGAAGAGCGCGATGTACGTCGCTTCGTATTCCTCGTAGTTCTTGAACCAGGTGAGGTCCGGGGAGTCTCCCGCGCAGCGTAATTGCTGCCACAGGCCGGCAAGCGCGTCCTTCAACGCCGGCTGCGCGAGTGTGTCGAAGCGCTCGGGTGACGGCTGCGAGAACACGAAGGCGAAGAATCTGTACAGATCGAGGCCTGCCCAATCAAGTTTCGCAGGTGCGCGGGATTCGCCGGCTACTGTCATGAACTCCTCACTGCAATACCTGCCATACGGAAAAGTATTTTCTCCCGTCGCGATCCTTCTGGCTGCCATTCCAGATGGCAAAAGCCAACGGCGTGCCTGCCGGCAGATCGGGCAACTCAATCGCCACCGTCCAGCGGCCCTTCTCGTTTGCGGCGTGGGCCGCGAATGAGGCTCCGGTCCGGCGCGTAGTACCGCGTCCAGCCGCCTCCATCAGCATGGGACCGCGCGCGGCGTTCCAGTAATAGATCTGCACGGGATCATCCGTGTCACCCATTTGCAGCGAAGGCGTCACAGCACCCGGCTTTGTCGGGAACATGACGGCGGCCGC is drawn from Terriglobia bacterium and contains these coding sequences:
- a CDS encoding molecular chaperone TorD family protein; protein product: MTVAGESRAPAKLDWAGLDLYRFFAFVFSQPSPERFDTLAQPALKDALAGLWQQLRCAGDSPDLTWFKNYEEYEATYIALFDVGIPEPPVPLFESAHDKTRPAQEIALENTWFYDALGLRWDASCAVPDYLITQLEFLAAVHYTLENAQDLATRHSLAKLEADFLGRHLLNWVPTAAAKLNNNSPSAFGPLTILLAAFLQDRRDEVSNTAKAGPPVMRH
- a CDS encoding lipid-binding SYLF domain-containing protein; its protein translation is MKRIMIAVVFFVALVSSAFASSGRSDDIERIQDATQVFREIMATPDKAIPQELLESAKCIAIIPGEKKAAFVVGGNYGKGIATCRTAEGWSSPLFVALGGGSVGFQIGASSTDVVMIFRNEKGLRSLLSDKFKIGADATAAAGPVGRHAAAATDAKMNAEILTYSRSKGLFAGVSLDGAVVQADHSGNHAMYGGNVNRREILNGSVKVPEAAEPLLKEIGQYTRAEQASNQ
- a CDS encoding PEGA domain-containing protein, with the protein product MKILRTMHPLRWAMLLIPTLLLALTMYAENAVMGEIEFKGISHVEKTSGVWVDGQYVGYLKELKGSKKVLLLPGDHDIVVRQDGYQDFTAKVLVQPGQKQVVLVRMTNAPTGPMPNVTAEVKLDVDPSRAAVFMDGLFVGHVGEFKGAGRGMLIAPGAHQIRIALPGYQTFETDINPLANQKVQIKTDLVKNGAPLAEPLLTTETSESTSAVVARGVRKSSKIIRRSR
- a CDS encoding radical SAM protein produces the protein MRVLFISSNNVTSGLETPLPLGLACVTAATEKAGHEVRLLALASEATWETAIRNAIAQLHPDIIGISVRNIDDQNMQGAHFFLAPLRQLVAVCRKVSRAPVVLGGAGYSIFPGSALTFLGADFGIQGEGEITFPALLSWLETGRRTAVPPGVYLPNRAALQRSYVEHLDTLCLPEPRLWLDSTDTAARVPVQSRRGCPLDCVFCSTSAIEGKPVRKRSPELVAAWIAEVCARGFRNFHFVDNTFNLPPSYAKDLCRRVIDSGLGLDWWAIVYPKWVDLELVRLMAKAGCTQISLGFESGSEPILQMLNKRFHCTEVQIISEMFADAGIERFGFLLLGGPGETRDTVEESLAFAESLHLDFLKITVGIRIYPHTPLAARAVADGVVRADDDLLSPRFYLAASLRDWLPERVAQMAAS